A window of Procambarus clarkii isolate CNS0578487 chromosome 69, FALCON_Pclarkii_2.0, whole genome shotgun sequence contains these coding sequences:
- the LOC123772247 gene encoding uncharacterized protein, with amino-acid sequence MLGGLSGPPAAATTLGHLGLWHPPRPPRPLAPPSATPASGTTLGHPSLWHHPRPPQPRHHPLAPPSATSASGTKLRHPSLWHHPRPPRPLAPPSATSATPASGTTLGHPGLCHPPRPPRPLAPPSATPASGTTLGHLGLWHHPRPPQPLAPPSATPASGTPLGHPGLWHHPRPPRPLAPPSATSASGTTPASGTTLGLWHHPRPLAPPSATSASGTTLGHPSLWHHPRPPQPLAPPSATPASDTTLGHPGLWHPPRPPRPLAPPSATPASGTTLGHPGLWHHPRPPQPLAPPSATPASGTTLGHPGLWHHPRPPRPLAPPSATPASGTTLGHPGLWHHPRPPRPLAPPSATPASGTTLGHPGLWHHPRPPRPLAPPSATPASGTTLGHPGLWHQPRPPDR; translated from the coding sequence ATGTTAGGAGGCTTGTCTGGCCCCCcagctgccgccaccaccctcggCCACCTCGGCCTCTGGCACCCCCCTCGGCCACCTCGGCCTCTGGCACCACCCTCGGCCACCCCAGCCTCTGGCACCACCCTCGGCCACCCTAGCCTCTGGCACCACCCTCGGCCACCCCAGCCTCGGCACCACCCTCTGGCACCCCCCTCGGCCACCTCGGCCTCTGGCACCAAACTCCGCCACCCCAGCCTCTGGCACCATCCTCGGCCACCTCGGCCTCTGGCACCCCCCTCGGCCACCTCGGCCACCCCAGCCTCTGGCACCACCCTCGGCCACCCCGGCCTCTGCCACCCCCCACGGCCACCTCGGCCTCTGGCACCACCCTCGGCCACCCCAGCCTCTGGCACCACCCTCGGCCACCTCGGCCTCTGGCACCACCCTCGGCCACCCCAGCCTCTGGCACCCCCCTCGGCCACCCCGGCCTCTGGCACCCCCCTCGGCCACCCCGGCCTCTGGCACCACCCTCGGCCACCCCGGCCTCTGGCACCACCCTCGGCCACCTCGGCCTCTGGCACCACCCCGGCCTCTGGCACCACCCTCGGCCTCTGGCACCACCCTCGGCCTCTGGCACCACCCTCGGCCACCTCGGCCTCTGGCACCACCCTCGGCCACCCCAGCCTCTGGCACCACCCTCGGCCACCCCAGCCTCTGGCACCACCCTCGGCCACCCCAGCCTCTGACACCACCCTCGGCCACCCCGGCCTCTGGCACCCCCCTCGGCCACCTCGGCCTCTGGCACCACCCTCGGCCACCCCGGCCTCTGGCACCACCCTCGGCCACCCCGGCCTCTGGCACCACCCTCGGCCACCCCAGCCTCTGGCACCACCCTCGGCCACCCCGGCCTCTGGCACCACCCTCGGCCACCCCGGCCTCTGGCACCACCCTCGGCCACCCCGGCCTCTGGCACCACCCTCGGCCACCCCGGCCTCTGGCACCACCCTCGGCCACCCCGGCCTCTGGCACCACCCTCGGCCACCCCGGCCTCTGGCACCACCCTCGGCCACCCCGGCCTCTGGCACCACCCTCGGCCACCCCGGCCTCTGGCACCACCCTCGGCCACCCCGGCCTCTGGCACCACCCTCGGCCACCCCGGCCTCTGGCACCACCCTCGGCCACCCCGGCCTCTGGCACCAGCCTCGGCCTCCCGATAGATAA